One stretch of Aquimarina sp. Aq107 DNA includes these proteins:
- a CDS encoding YbhB/YbcL family Raf kinase inhibitor-like protein, whose product MKTSNLILAVIIAFSGSIFGQNTFTLSSKNLGGEATINEEFNGFGCTGKNQSPQLSWRNAPEGTKSFAITMYDPDAPTGSGWWHWVVFDIPTNINELVSDAGNTKLNLAPDGIIQSITDYGTNGYGGPCPPEGHGLHQYIITVYALKTDTLGLNENTNPAVVGYYLWNNTLAKASIVAYYQRSKK is encoded by the coding sequence ATGAAAACATCGAATTTAATATTAGCAGTTATTATTGCTTTTTCAGGTTCAATTTTTGGTCAAAATACATTTACCTTATCTAGCAAAAATTTGGGCGGTGAAGCCACTATTAATGAAGAATTTAATGGTTTTGGCTGCACTGGAAAAAACCAATCACCACAATTATCTTGGAGAAATGCTCCCGAAGGAACCAAAAGTTTTGCTATAACTATGTATGATCCTGATGCGCCAACAGGTAGTGGATGGTGGCATTGGGTTGTATTTGATATACCCACAAATATTAATGAATTAGTATCTGATGCAGGAAACACTAAATTAAATTTAGCACCTGACGGAATTATTCAAAGTATTACCGATTATGGAACAAATGGATATGGTGGTCCTTGTCCTCCAGAAGGGCACGGTTTACATCAATATATTATTACAGTTTATGCATTAAAAACAGATACTCTTGGATTAAATGAAAATACTAATCCTGCTGTAGTTGGGTATTATTTATGGAATAATACGCTTGCTAAAGCAAGCATCGTGGCATACTATCAAAGAAGCAAGAAATAA